A region of the Chelmon rostratus isolate fCheRos1 chromosome 1, fCheRos1.pri, whole genome shotgun sequence genome:
TTCACAAATATGAGTCAGTAAGTGTAGCCTCTCCTGTTTCTCATCGCCTTTTAGGAGAGACTCTACAGTTATATCATTATGAGTGCTTTTCATTATATACCTCAACTTCTTTAAGCTAATTGAGTCTGAAGTCTTCTCATTATTGCGAGTGAGAGGAATGATAATGAAAGGGTAGACTGTAGTCTTTACACTTGTTGAAATTAAAGTAAGagaaaaagcaacatttcaATAGGCTAACACTGAGATTGTCAttaaacaagtaaaaaaaataaggaCTGCCCACAGCTCCCATTTGCTTGCTGTAAATGCTATATCATTAAGACATGATAACAGATAAAAATAGCTCTGTTGTGCAAACCTTCAGGAGCACAGGACCAGATACCTTTCAAAAAATATACCAATAATTGTGCCCGTGAGCAAAGAGATGCATCTTTTCCTGCATTTAACTTTGAACTtatttgtccaccagagggcagcaacagTCAGAGCAAACTCCTCTTGGTTTTCTTCACCTTTGTTAGCCTATCCctcatggaaaaaaaataatcaagtaCCTATATAATACACAGAACTGACAGATGCATGTTGCTTAATACATAAAAGATGCATAGATAGTTTAGTTTGACAAAGTCTAACAAAAAGAAAGTGTAATTTTGCCTCAGTTTGCTTTTAAATTCTAACAGCATAAAGCAGCTGTCACAATATCTCTCTGTTAGTAACCACTAAGTCATaggtaatgttttttttttctttatttagtgTAAATACAGTGTACCCTCATTTTCTATGAGGGCTTTTGAAAGAGTGCTGAAGACATTTTGGTTTCCGAACTTCTCATTTCTCTCGCCCTGGATTCTGGCAGCCCTGTAGTCAGTGTTCATTATCTGCTCTTACAGCTTTGACTTCAGCACAGCAATTACATCCTCAGCTGCACTGATTAATCCAACATGgaggcatttcacaaaatggTTTTGAAAAGACATTTCCAGACACTTACCAGGGAGTAGCTGTGGCACGGCTTGTTTATGCAGATAGACCACAGCCAGTCATATTGCAATAAGATGTTTTCAATGGCTGCTTAAGTGTTCTCTTAACCTCTAGTGTACACTGTGCAGGAAACAATAGACTATTTGGAAATTGATTAATTTAATCTATTTTACTCCCCACATAAAATGGAGGTCTGTCTGATGTCATGTTTGGGTAGTGTATGTTTTTCTATTGTTGAACATATTCCCTCTTTGGCCATTCGTTAATatgtctcctctgctctctgcttaaCTGCTTAACCTTCCATTCTCTCCTGACAATCACATAATCAATCACTGTCCCATTACTTGACAAGGCAGACAAAGAGAGTGTATGAGTGAGAAAAACCTTTGGCCTGTCTCGACAAGCAAGAGGAATGTCGACTTCAGAGGGCtaacacaggcagaaaacatAGGCCCAGTAAATATTCAATTTAAAGGATTCCCAGATAAGGCGAGTTGAAAAATTGAGGCAGCACCCATTCCTCTAGATAAGAGAAGACGGAGCCATCTGGAGGCTGGGAGATAGCGAACTCCCACACCATCCCAGAGACCTCACTCTCATCTGCTGCAGCGGCAGAGACGGGAAAAATAGAGTGCCAACACTTTCATTATGTTAACTTCAAAGTGAATTTATTCACATTCAGTGCATGCAGTTATTGGCTTTGGTAAACAGAAGGTTGCTATTGTGTCCGCCATAAACGACAACTTTGATCGGTCAGTCTTACACCTCATCATAATATtctttattaatgttttaaaaactgaaGTACCATAttcatttgtctctctctgtgtgtatattatacatatgtgtgtttgtgtataataTCTATTTTGTAAGATATTGTTGTTTAAGTAAATATATATTCTCTGCATTACCATTTTGAAgtaatcatttaaaaataatccaGTTTGTTCTTTAACATTGTCATCCTTTCTACAGTTTGTATCTTCAAACCTGCTGCTTTAACAGTTATCAGTGAAAAAAGGGTATCACTGATTTCTAACAGAGTTTCACCCACTTCTGAAAAATCTCTGTCTAACCCAAATAATATTTATGCTTATCTCCTTCAAGATTGAAGGTATGGGTAATTTGGTCGGTGGTCAAGATTTTACCTTTTCACTGCTGTATGATACAAGGTAAACCAAACACAAATAGTGCATTTTAGGCCCTAGACCCAAAATCCACCTTGAGTGCAtctttgaaaacaaacatttttttcaaaatggaCACCCGACTTGCCAATAACCTTGTCCACATTCTTATAATGCAGTTTGTTGTTCTCCACCATGCTATTTCGTGCCAGCCACATTGGATTTAGCTCTGGGATAATGCTTTTGTCAGTATGTTTTATCTGTTCTCTCACTCAGGTACGCTATGCCGTTATCCCTAATTACCCCTACTGCATTTTACACTTGGCCCAGAATTCTTAATGCTTGATAACAGATGCAGGTCGATTTGAAATTTACTTATTGCGGCATTATCTTTTTGACCTGCATCGCAGACTCTCTGTCCCATAGGCTCTTGGGTGAAAGCTGTTAACTCTGTGATAACAACGACGCAAAGTGATAACCTTCCAGCAGTCTTGAGGACGCACAGTTTGCTACATATGTGCTGTATTGCAGTCGCAGCATTTCTTATTCAACCTTGGGtgctctgctgtgctctgaTTCATTTAATGGGATCGACAGGGAGGTTAATCACTATGTCCGCCATAGACTGTTCAAGTTCTGGCTGACCACAATATGAAATATTGCGATTTGTATTCCTTTGAACGATGAATTTGAACACTAATGCCATAGGGCTGAACTCTCCTTTTTTCTCAATTTTAAGCTGTAACAGAATTGTCTCCCCAGGTAGGAGTCACTTTGATTAATTTACTTTAGGAGGCCGACATCTGCGTTTGCAGATTTTCATTAAGATCAACAGTAAAAGCTTCAGACAAGGTTACACTTGTCTAAGTTATTATCCCCAGAAGACATGGCTGATTAAGTGGAAAAAGTTCTTCAGTATTCAGGCAAAATAATTCTCAGGaaggtttattttgtttgtcttgtttggTACAACTTTTAAAGAAATTTATGTTGAAATCTTTAATCCATAAAATTCAACACATACGCttccagctgcttttttttttttttttttcctaccaCTGTGCATTCTGCTCGGAGTTGAATTTTGATCCAATTGCCATAGATGTCTGTAGCATCCAGTTAAGCTACAGCAATTACTCAGAGGTACCTTTTATGCAGCTGAAATAGTATTTAAATGGTGGGAAAATGCAGAGAGGCAATGCATAAAAAATGTCAACTGGAGAAAGTCTGCGGccatttcatttattatgtAAACTGCTGCCGTGTTACTGTGAAAAGTTGTCTCTTTTTCGAACGCGTTGTTAAGCACATTATTTTGGTGAGAAATGTTAGAATGAAGCGGAAGAGGTAGAATGTACTATGCCATAGATATGGTGGGTGGGGAGGCCTTTTGGCTAAAAGGGAAATAGTATAGCATGTTTCCTTGGGTTTATATTTTGCAGGAACAGTGTAGTGTGAAGCTCTGTCAAGCCCAGTTTTAATCCTTTTCTCCACTGTGTTGTGTGATGTTATGCTGTTATCTTAATGATAATCTGTGCCTGTATTTCTGCCCTAGGCATATCTGTCAGACTGGGTTGGTTTAGGAGCTGTGCCTTATCAACAGCTTTGTCattaaatcagctttttctACAGACAAATTTCACTGCAGTTATTCTTATCAAAACATCAGCACACTGTGATTTTCTGTTCAATCAGAGCTTTGCAAATTCAATGATGTGTGAGTAAGAAAGAtgaaatacagaacaaaatTTCCATTGGGGAAAAAGaacaatttatttaattttgttttcatgagaTTTAATAATCAGACAAATAAAATTGGTATGTCTTGCATTTGTCATATCATCAATGGCtttaagctgtttttattttatgtccTTGGGTCtactttgtgtattttaaaggCTACACGTAAGAACATGGAAGGATTGTAACATGATGCTAATAAATTATTTTGTCCACAGGCTGTAGATTTACTGCAAGCAGGAATCTGGAACCTGTGCTTTTCatggctttttctttgtcagtgtgaaATGGGATGTGAATCTGTTAAAGATTTTATAGCACGGTAGCACACATCATCACAGATCTGTGGATGTGAGAGACCATGTTGGACGTGCTGCGAAACACATCCCTTAAATGCTGTATGTATAGAGGCAAGCTTTTAGGTCCCAGTCAAACTGACCTCTGGAGGCTGGAATTGGTACTCAGTTCTTCTGAGAAAGCACTGTTCTGTCTGAGTGAGTGTTCTGATTGTCTCAGCATTGTGCTTGAGTGGAGGGCAGCGCCAAATGAACTCCTCTGATTCAATTCTCTCCACTGTTTGACACCGGTTCAGCCAGTCAGTGAGGAGGGTGGACTGAGACTCCTTCCCCAAAACACACTCTCTTACATTGAGGGAAACCGCTGTATGGCAAAGGTCCAAGAGGTCTCTTGCACGCTGTCTGCGAGGAAGATTcaacgctctctctctcctcccacaatgcactgaGAGTCTCTGGAGGCTGATAGCCTGGTTCCTGGGGATCCAGTGGGTCTTTGGAAAGGAGGATGCTGATGGAGGGCACAGTCCTGTGCACCGTCATCTCAGACGTCCCCTCTTCAGTACTTTCCCACACCTCTTTCACCACCTTGTACTGCAGTTTGGTCAGCTGGTGCAGAGAGCCCACTTTTCGTTTCATGATCTCAGCACAGGTGATGGTCTTTGTGACTGCACGGCCTGACCCAGTGAAGACCACCTGCCTGAGTCCGCCACCACTCACTGCTCCCCCACTTACACCCTTCTCTCCCTGCATCCTTGCCATGGCAAATCCCATTAAGTTTCGGATCTTACTTCCCTCCTTCACGCGCATCTCCAGCACCCCAGAGGCCAGTCCTGGAAAGGGACAGGGGCTATCCTCTTCAGTTCGGCAGACTTTCTTGAATCCTTCTTGCCCTAGTTTGAGTGCAGGGGGAGGGACTGGTGGTGATGTCAGCAGGCTGGAAACATTGTTCACCACTGCTGGCTGGCCAAAATTGCTGTATGTTTGATCCTGGTAGACAGAGCAGGTCCCCGAGGTTACCCCATTCTCCATTTGGATCGGTCTGTTCACCTCTAGTCCAGGGTGGGGCCTGACAACGTCTCTGGTAATGTACTGGTTCTGGCCACTGACCACTCTGCACCCTGTGAACATTTCTTCTGTCCTCAATGCTCCACCGCAATGTTagtccagacacacactttcccaACATGGAAAACAGCTCAACATCATTTTCTTATGTATGTGGcacttttctttccctccagtCAACAGCTGTAAAGTTTCAAGACTTCATATAAGAAATATTACCCGCTTCCCAAGAGCACTATCAATGAAGTCTTTAATGCTCCCTCTCCGAAAGAGCTGGAGAAATAAGATAAACGCCGGGCTGGTGAATTAAGAGCACTGTCGGGACCATTCAAGATGTTCTTTAAAGAGCATCTCAATTTCATACCACAAATGGCTATTTGGAAAGTGCTCTGGagatggataaaaaaaaataatagaaaactAAGCTAAATTATCCTCTGTCCTTCGTTTATATGTATTTCATATGGTGCTTTTATCCTTAATAGCTGCAAAAGATATGGAGCACTTTGTTGATTCTTCTTTAGCAAAACTTTTCTAAAGAGAAACTAAAGCTCATATTAAGACTCCACCTTTTTATCAGCGATCCAGTCCAGCGTTGTTCATTTTGATCTGCTGTTCATGTCGACTTCAACTCAAAATTGACCTCTTGGATtgtccagctgttccagctccTCTATTGGACCTCTGGATGATTTAGTCCAGCTTGAGTGGGTCCGCGTCTCCCCTCCTTATGCTCATCTGGGCATCCACTGTAGTTGAGGCCAGGGTTGCATGGAGGTCTGCACCTGAGGTGTCCTCCCTAGAGCTCTGTCTTGTCTCCAGTGATGCTCTGGGAAGTCTATTCTGTTCCCCACAAAGAGACATAAGGGACAGGAGCTGCCTCACAAATGCTCACAGGAGGAGTGTCTGTGTGGTTGAGGGGGAGCATGAGGAAAAGGGGAGACAGCCCTCTTAAAGGCGCAGGTCTTTTCATCTTTTAGATGAACACCCTCCCCTCGACAACTGAAGCCTGCTAtctgaggaaaaagagaagggCAGGGCTACTGTGTCCCTTTAAAACCTAGAACGCAGATCCCCGGCAACTTTGTCAATCTCTTTAGAGGACGTTCCAGTGTTCAATGTACATGACTGATTAAACCTGAGTTCTGAAATAGAGACTCAGTCaacctttaaaaatgcattttcagctaCGAAACAATGAATTAAATTAGCTCTGTTAAAATTGAAAACATCCTTCAAAGAGCCACTGAAAGTCAGCAGCATTAAATTGCACTGTACTTAGCCTTTATCCCATTAGATGTTTGTGACCATTACAATTTACATAATGCAGCATTAATAGCTTCATTGTTGAGGCGATCAAGTGGCGCAGTAAGAATGCCTTTCTCTTAACGCTTGGATTGTTCCAAGACTGGAGAGCCCTTGTGATCAAGGACACAAGAACCACAAAAATCATAGGGGCATGACTTCCATGTTCAAGGTGCTGTATTAATAGTGACTGTCTTCATTAGTCGGGTGTATCTGTACAGGTGAGGAGATGGGGCTGACAGGTGGGGTAATAAGCAACTTAATGGGCTTTCCATCACCAGTGGGGGGCGCTGGCCCGCTCCCTTCTGCACCAAGTCAGGCCCAGACAGCTGTGGCATCGTCCTGTTCAGCCCAGTCTCCTGGTCGACAggtggatttgtttttgtgtgtgactgacagatggGAGAATAGGTAAAGACAGCCCGCTGAGGCTGAACCTATGAGGCcaacagacagaggcagacaagcCCTAACTACTCTCTTCTCAGTATATTCCATGGTGCACAGTAGTACACAGGCAGTATAAACTCACTGTGGCTCAGCCCAGTCCTTACTGTGAAACTAATTCACAGTGGCATGTGTATTATATTGGATCCCTATTGTAATCAAGGAAAAAATAAGGAAAAGCCCCCACACCTCCAGCAGTGGATGTCTTTGTGAATGTCTTTTATTAGCACAGTTTGAATGGGAATCATCTGTGAGGAATCAATAGATTGATTAGATTCATGGAGTGAttaagaagttttttttttttttgtaagtgcGGGGTGTGCGGGGAGGGAGAGCTATTTATCTCCACTGGAACCATTCCAGACACTGCAGGAGACGTAGTAACaaatatctttctttttcttgcctttttgtAAGCTAAAAAGAAAATGGGAGAGCGGGaaggcagggggaggagggagggtctGTGGCGCTCACCACCAAAGTGATCATTCTGTTGTTTGGGAGAAATTACCCTCATCAGTCATACAGAGATGCACAGTTGCCTAAGGGAATCTGGTAATGTTACTGCataataaactgtgtttgtgtgtgtgcatgcatatgtgtgtgtgagtgtgtgtgttcagagttaGAGTGAGGGGAGGCACGAAAGCAACGCAAGAGGGCAGGGGGTAAGAGAAGTCTGATTTAACCACAGAGGTTAAAATTGATGATAAAAGCAGCTCTGTAATCATCCCTCCTTACATGATGTTGGCACATAATTTATTGCTCCTCAGTTTAACTTTAGGAACCTGTTTGCTGGCGGGAATGTGATAGATTAAGCAATTCAgtttctgagaaaaaaatgcaaggCTCTGAGCAAAGTGTCTTCAGACACATATTCACAACTTTTTGTGTCTCCATCAGAGACAAAACTGTTCTCCAGATGGCTAAATAATACCATCAGGGCTCTGCAGAAGTGCCGTGTATTGACCTTTTTGAGCGAAGCGCTTTTTTCCTTTAAGTGGCTTCATTTAATGATGGGTAGAGGCGGTGGTGCTCACGCTTGGTCACTCACTCcttcccacctcctccacagagctgGCCTCTGCTCCTGTAGCTCTCTAAGCACTTACTCCTCACTTTATCTGACCTTGGCTGGCATGTGTGACAGTCGAGGCATTCTCTCCTGCACGCTCGCTTCCCTGTCTCCGTCCAAAAAAATACCCTCGACTTTCACTCCTGCCCACCAGAATTTAAGTAAAGAAAAACCATTTATTCCCAAACACTGTGACAAATAGTAGTGCTTGTGTCTTGCTCCTCTCCCTGTTTGCTATGTACTTCAGATGTCTGAAGTGGTTGCTGTTATGAATTGTGGGGCTGTccctttgttgtttgttgcagcaCTGCAGACTCTAGTTGTAGAGGGGCTTGTTGTGCTGTTGTCAGGGCTGCACATAAGCGCGGTGCCTCACTGTGACAGCCGGTCGCTCACTTTACGTTAACCGCAAGTGTTTTCACGGTCATCAACCAATGGTGGCCTGGAGGCTGTCATTTCGCTCTGTGTGGAGCTCGCCCGCGGCTTGGTTCTGCCCCACAAACTCACAGCCGGCCCTGGTGGGGggacagagcagcacacacgcacgctcatATGCACACACTTATAGACACGCACACGCCCACTGGatgggcacacacacgcacacaaaaaaaactatatGCTCAGCATAAGGCAGGCTGTTGGAGCAATTACAGAAACATGGCAGAACACGATGAAGCAGGCCCCACTATCAGAAGGGAAATAgagtgagcagagaaaaaatGATGACGCCATTAATAACAGGGAGGCTCAGAGGCTcggagggaggtgggggtggatgACCCTCTCTGTGATTTCCCTGTGACAGCACTTTGAGGTGCAAATGGTTGTGTTTGTATTAGATTTTTGGACGTTTAGATGGGAATGTTTTTCCatcaaaggcaaaaaaaaataaaataaaacaacggCAGAATAATATATCAAATGATGCGAAGTGATGTTTTCCTGTCACTCATGCATCCATTATTTTGCTAAATGACAGGTCAGACTTCCTTattctcagtctctctctgtgcatcaCTGTCTTAAGCTATTCATACACATCTCTTCTCCGCCAGCCGCTGCTTTCCTCTCGGCACTGCAATGCAGATGTGTCTCACAGAGTGGCAGGAAACTTTCATTGAAGATGCTTGTGAAAGAggaacatgagagagagagaggggagtaGGGCATTAAAAAGATGGAGCCAAAGCTGGAAGGGGACAGAAGTGGTCGGAATATATGCAATACTGCCAGAAGTGATATAGAAAAAAGTTTCTGCGCTTGGGAACAGCGAGCATTAGGAAGTGAAAAAGTGAAAGCATATGgtagacttaaaaaaaaaacagacatggcAACTCTTGATTTATGAGGCCTGTCAATGGAAGTGATGTCTTTAGCTTCATCAACTAAACAGCTTTACAAAGCTATCACAAAACCTAACAAATGTTTTGATGCTTGTGAAGCACCACCGTGACATAAAAGGGTGGCATTCTTTTGGTTTTACATTAAATTGAATTGGGCGGAGCTGAGCCCTGTTGATCTATGCTTTTAGGTGGATTATTGCACACACTTTGATTAACGGCACTGTCTCTAATTTAAATTGGCAGCAGCAGTTGATAATCACATTTGCGTTTGGCGCCTCTGTTTTGTCTGGCCTCAGGCTAAAAGTTAATGGACTTCATAGAAAAATTGCGATCAATTATATCAAGAATTAATTGGCCAcgttaaaacaaatgcaaaaagtaaatgaatgtCTCACAGCAAGTATTTGCTAATTCTGTAGCTGTCAATTTGGACAATGCATAATGCTACTTACCATATATATTCATAGACAAACCAACAGACGTGTGTCCCAACAAGATGATGCTCAATTGCATCAACATCCAAGACAACAAGTAGAGCTAATATTAAAGGTAATGACATGTAATAGATGCTCTCAGGCAGTATGTTCTTACACCACGAAATATATGTCTTGAAACTTGCCTGGGATATGTGATTCTTGACATCTGGTCTGAATATGAGGTTTTGTACCATCAGACTGTGGACATTATGTCTTCATCCTTAAAACTTTCATCATAATAAACCTCATATTGGATAT
Encoded here:
- the LOC121608722 gene encoding uncharacterized protein LOC121608722, yielding MFTGCRVVSGQNQYITRDVVRPHPGLEVNRPIQMENGVTSGTCSVYQDQTYSNFGQPAVVNNVSSLLTSPPVPPPALKLGQEGFKKVCRTEEDSPCPFPGLASGVLEMRVKEGSKIRNLMGFAMARMQGEKGVSGGAVSGGGLRQVVFTGSGRAVTKTITCAEIMKRKVGSLHQLTKLQYKVVKEVWESTEEGTSEMTVHRTVPSISILLSKDPLDPQEPGYQPPETLSALWEERESVESSSQTACKRPLGPLPYSGFPQSDESEVSGMVWEFAISQPPDGSVFSYLEEWVLPQFFNSPYLGIL